In Nostoc sp. GT001, a genomic segment contains:
- the secF gene encoding protein translocase subunit SecF has protein sequence MKLSINKSRSLWWSISAAIIIAGIISMVISWQQPSIRSPLRPGLDFIGGTRLQFVRDCTKPGNCDKPIDINAVREVAKAQGLGDSSIQLVSENGVENGVLIRSKDLGVDQRTKLQNALSEEIGVFDPQKNQIDSVGPTLGKELFTSGMLALIVSFIGITIYMTFRFQLDYAVFAIVALLHDILITVGSFSFLGLVAGIEVDSLFIVALLTITGFSVNDTVVIYDRIRETLKVHPEQPIAEIVDDAVNQTLTRSINTTLTVLLTLSAIFLFGGETLKYFSLALIIGFTMGAYSSIFIASTLLTWWRERKGESQVLDNADSIDTSPSSQDS, from the coding sequence ATGAAACTAAGCATTAATAAATCGCGATCGCTTTGGTGGAGTATTTCTGCGGCTATCATCATCGCTGGTATCATCTCAATGGTGATTTCTTGGCAACAACCCAGTATTCGTTCCCCCTTACGCCCCGGTTTAGATTTTATCGGTGGTACGCGGTTGCAGTTTGTCCGAGATTGCACCAAACCCGGTAACTGCGACAAACCAATTGATATCAACGCTGTCCGGGAAGTAGCAAAAGCACAGGGACTAGGTGATAGCAGTATCCAACTTGTCTCAGAAAATGGTGTAGAAAATGGTGTACTAATTCGGTCAAAAGATTTGGGTGTCGATCAACGTACCAAATTACAAAACGCTTTGAGCGAAGAAATCGGCGTTTTTGACCCACAAAAGAACCAGATTGACTCTGTTGGCCCTACCTTGGGAAAAGAACTGTTTACATCTGGGATGTTAGCTCTGATAGTTTCCTTCATCGGTATTACTATCTACATGACTTTCCGCTTCCAATTAGATTATGCTGTGTTTGCGATCGTTGCCCTACTCCACGATATCTTGATCACAGTAGGGTCTTTTTCATTTTTGGGTTTGGTAGCAGGCATCGAAGTAGATAGCCTTTTTATCGTCGCCTTACTTACGATCACAGGTTTTTCTGTCAACGATACAGTGGTAATTTACGATCGCATTCGGGAAACCCTTAAAGTCCATCCCGAACAGCCGATTGCCGAAATTGTAGATGATGCGGTTAACCAAACATTGACAAGATCGATCAACACTACCTTAACTGTATTACTGACATTATCTGCAATCTTTCTATTTGGTGGGGAAACACTGAAATACTTTTCCCTCGCTTTGATTATTGGCTTCACAATGGGAGCTTATTCGAGTATTTTCATCGCCAGTACTCTTCTAACTTGGTGGCGAGAGCGTAAAGGGGAATCCCAGGTGTTAGACAATGCTGATTCAATTGATACATCTCCCAGTTCCCAGGATAGTTAA